One part of the Populus alba chromosome 18, ASM523922v2, whole genome shotgun sequence genome encodes these proteins:
- the LOC118059442 gene encoding uncharacterized protein — translation MHVGGITMDLNWLLQFIFTVFVIGFGLLHLVKNTASKYFEAAESNHTVIDPCTVNQAMEAEEGCCRCVNCGSFGTQRCSRCKSVIYCSLGCQIKHWRAGHRLKCKDFGASSSRTAKSNSKPIIEKPGVTNPNFWEDPVRGTDSHNGWGAAVASTHSAAGGGGWMDEAPREDYNGWGAAVASTHSAAGGGGWMDEAPREDYNGWGVPNMGPSGSQGHVFETSSGNTSSAPSAPPIPDGAFDEEPIHHPSIDFSPPELSVPAIERGASVTSDHVNEGGASSCIICWEAPVEGACNPCGHMAGCMACLSEIKAKKGVCPVCRSNINQVLRLYAV, via the exons ATGCATGTCGGTGGAATAACAATGGATCTGAATTGGTTACTGCAATTTATTTTCACTGTCTTTGTAATAGGTTTTGGTTTGCTACACCTCGTCAAGAACACGGCGTCGAAGTATTTCGAAGCGGCTGAGAGTAACCACACTGTTATTGATCCATGTACTGTTAATCAGGCAATGGAAGCTGAAGAGGGTTGTTGTCGTTGTGTTAATTGTGGCAGTTTTGGGACTCAAAGGTGTTCTCGTTGCAAATCTGTGATATATTG CTCACTGGGATGCCAAATAAAACACTGGAGGGCAGGCCATAGGTTAAAATGCAAGGATTTCGGAGCAAGCTCGTCACGAACAGCAAAATCAAACTCTAAGCCTATTATAGAGAAGCCTGGAGTAACCAATCCAAACTTCTGGGAAGATCCTGTGCGTGGTACTGATAGCCACAACGGATGGGGCGCAGCTGTTGCATCCACGCATTCAGCAGCAGGCGGCGGTGGATGGATGGATGAGGCACCAAGAGAAGACTACAACGGATGGGGCGCAGCTGTTGCATCCACGCATTCAGCAGCAGGCGGCGGTGGATGGATGGATGAGGCACCAAGAGAAGACTACAACGGATGGGGTGTGCCTAATATGGGGCCAAGTGGCAGTCAAGGTCATGTTTTTGAAACAAGTAGTGGAAATACTTCATCAGCTCCATCAGCTCCGCCAATTCCAGATGGGGCATTCGATGAAGAGCCTATCCATCATCCATCAATCGATTTTAGTCCACCGGAGTTGTCTGTTCCAGCTATAGAGCGTGGAGCTTCTGTAACAAGTGATCATGTGAACGAAGGAGGTGCTTCTTCATGTATAATATGCTGGGAGGCTCCTGTTGAAGGTGCATGCAATCCTTGTGGTCACATGGCTGGTTGTATGGCTTGTTTGAGTGAGATCAAAGCTAAGAAAGGTGTTTGCCCAGTTTGCCGATCCAATATAAACCAAGTTTTAAGGCTTTATGCTGTCTGA
- the LOC118059443 gene encoding histidine kinase 5 yields MVSEMENEQMEDMDIEALPSMWPEDIDSSKPYVEKPAGDQDMLEEVTIVEEPTIVDFHHLVELTNYTDRGSSQLTHLVQHWEYKHANAVRLLREEIDILSKQREEVELKKLEILEDFRFEEARYSGDKRPISILDEIIDLYQDIPRRKREIIVKSKTVNIDAEFDTVAYWKQRAKDLEKLLEASVHREQLLMEKLQESVQNLEKESSPVEELTQILKRADNFLHFVLQNAPVVMGHQDKDLRYRFIYNQFPRLQEEEILGKTDVEIFSGAGVKESQDFKKEVLDKGLPAKREITFETELFGSKTFLIYVEPVFSKSGETIGINYMGMDVTDQVRKREKMAQLREQIAVQKAKETELNKTIHITEETMRAKQMLATMSHEIRSPLSGVVSMAEILSTTDLDREQRQLLNVMISSGDLVLQLINDILDLSKVESGVMKLEATKFRPREVVKHVLQTSAASLQKILTLEGRVADDVPIEVIGDVLRIRQILTNLITNAIKFTHEGKVGINLYVVSDPCYGKAEGNHQKSSGDQSATTEIKEDKPKLSSQNCSDRKGFHSKKYSEGPYPNHLPSDAPQNPVKNGNTTDGDEGEEPQVPGTTVWLCCDVYDTGIGIPENALPTLFRKYMQVSADHARKYGGTGLGLAICKQLVELMGGRLTVSSKVKCGSTFTFVLPYKVSSTCDSSDDPDDLSEMVDHDAPLEDETAGFFQFQPRTLGSLFSSNGSTRTQKLLPHSIGFAKSPKLNGISDDSCSFPSGNVRLKETTCAEDACSMVEVAETLSEPESSFSHCPERDYENVVCRSQQSQDDTNCKIPNGTTNCNNHTESSREVGSRANTAEPPGSCQEEEKSVINSQCTSTSIPQKPESKPKPKILLVEDNKINVMVAKSMMKQLGHTIDVVNNGVEAVRAVQSCCYDLVLMDVCMPVMNGLQATQMIRSFEETGNWDAAAKAGIEPSASLQDGQSSIHYDKRMPIIAMTANALSESAEECYANGMDSFVSKPVTFQKLKECLEQYLP; encoded by the exons ATGGTCAGCGAAATGGAGAACGAACAAATGGAGGATATGGACATTGAAGCCCTCCCTTCAATGTGGCCTGAAGATATTGACAGTTCAAAACCATATGTAGAGAAGCCGGCAGGGGATCAAGATATGTTAGAGGAGGTTACAATAGTGGAGGAGCCAACTATAGTTGATTTCCACCATCTCGTCGAGCTGACCAATTACACTGATAGAGGCTCTTCTCAGTTGACACATCTTGTTCAACATTGGGAGTACAAGCATGCAAATGCAGTCCGCCTTCTCAGAGAAGAGATTGACATCTTAAGCAAACAAAGGGAGGAAGTGGAGCTCAAGAAATTGGAGATATTGGAGGATTTTCGGTTTGAGGAAGCAAGATACAGTGGCGATAAACGACCGATTTCTATATTGGatgaaataattgatttatatcaAGATATTCCTCGGAGAAAACGTGAAATCATTGTTAAAAGCAAGACAGTAAACATAGATGCAGAATTCGACACTGTTGCATACTGGAAACAACGAGCAAAGGATTTAGAGAAATTGTTGGAGGCCAGCGTCCACAGAGAGCAGTTACTGATGGAGAAGTTACAGGAAAGCGTACAGAACTTGGAAAAGGAATCCTCACCAGTTGAGGAGTTGACACAGATTCTGAAAAGGGCTGATAATTTCTTACATTTTGTGCTTCAAAATGCTCCTGTTGTTATGGGCCATCAG GATAAGGATTTAAGATATCGCTTTATCTATAATCAGTTTCCGCGTTTGCAAGAGGAG GAAATTTTAGGAAAAACAGATGTCGAAATTTTTTCAGGCGCAGGAGTGAAGGAATCTCAAGATTTTAAGAAAGAAGTTTTGGATAAAGGATTGCCCGCAAAGAGGGAAATCACATTTGAGACAGAATTATTTGGTTCAAAGACATTTTTGATTTATGTAGAGCCAGTGTTTAGCAAGTCCGGGGAGACGATCGGTATAAACTATATGGGAATGGATGTAACTGATCAG GtgaggaaaagagagaaaatggcACAGCTTCGAGAGCAGATAGCAGTCCAGAAAGCCAAGGAAACAGAACTTAACAAAACAATCCATATAACAG AGGAAACAATGCGTGCGAAACAAATGCTAGCGACCATGTCTCATGAAATAAGATCTCCACTTTCTGGAGTTGTCAGCATGGCTGAGATTCTTTCCACTACAGACCTTGATCGCGAGCAAAGACAATTATTGAATGTGATGATATCTTCAGGAGACTTGGTTCTTCAACTTATAAATGATATACTCGACCTTTCCAAGGTTGAGTCAGGTGTTATGAAGTTGGAAGCAACAAAGTTCCGACCAAGAGAGGTAGTAAAACATGTATTGCAGACTTCTGCAGCGTCATTGCAAAAGATTTTGACCTTGGAAGGACGTGTAGCCGATGATGTTCCCATTGAG GTCATTGGAGATGTTCTCAGGATCCGGCAAATCCTCACCAACCTGATCACCAATGCAATCAAGTTTACTCATGAAGGGAAAGTAGGGATAAACCTTTATGTCGTATCGGATCCATGTTATGGAAAAGCCGAAGGAAACCATCAGAAGTCATCTGGAGATCAGTCAGCCACAACTGAGATAAAAGAAGACAAGCCTAAGCTGTCATCTCAAAATTGCAGTGACAGAAAAGGTTTCCACAGTAAAAAATACAGTGAAGGTCCATATCCAAATCATTTGCCTAGTGATGCACCTCAAAACCCAGTCAAGAATGGAAACACAACGGATGGGGATGAAGGGGAGGAACCTCAAGTACCTGGAACAACAGTGTGGCTTTGCTGTGATGTTTATGATACTGGAATTGGAATCCCAG AAAATGCTTTGCCTACTCTATTCAGAAAATACATGCAAGTTAGCGCAGATCATGCTCGAAAATACGGTGGGACAGGGCTTGGCCTTGCTATATGCAAACAGCTG GTTGAACTGATGGGAGGTCGTCTCACTGTCTCTAGCAAAGTGAAATGTGGATCTACGTTTACCTTTGTGCTACCGTACAAGGTATCATCAACCTGTGATTCTTCTGATGATCCTGATGATCTATCAGAGATGGTTGATCATGATGCTCCACTAGAGGATGAAACTGCCGGCTTCTTTCAGTTCCAACCACGTACTTTGGGCTCTCTATTCTCTTCTAATGGATCCACCAGGACCCAAAAATTATTGCCACACAGTATCGGTTTTGCTAAATCCCCTAAACTTAATGGAATCTCAGATGATTCTTGCTCATTTCCTTCTGGTAACGTTAGACTGAAAGAGACGACTTGTGCTGAGGATGCCTGTTCTATGGTTGAAGTCGCTGAGACCTTATCTGAACCTGAAAGCTCATTTAGTCACTGCCCTGAACGTGACTACGAGAATGTAGTTTGTAGAAGTCAACAAAGTCAAGACGACACAAACTGTAAAATCCCGAATGGCACTACAAATTGCAATAATCACACAGAATCAAGCAGAGAAGTGGGCTCAAGGGCAAATACAGCCGAACCACCAGGATCGTGtcaggaagaagaaaaatctgtcATTAATTCTCAGTGCACTTCTACCAGCATCCCACAAAAACCAGAATCAAAACCAAAGCCGAAGATTCTTCTAGTAGAAGATAACAAGATCAATGTAATGGTGGCGAAATCAATGATGAAGCAGTTAGGCCATACCATTGATGTTGTGAATAATGGAGTTGAAGCTGTGCGTGCAGTTCAGTCCTGTTGTTATGATCTAGTTTTGATG GACGTCTGCATGCCGGTAATGAATGGCCTCCAAGCTACACAAATGATTCGTTCTTTTGAAGAAACTGGCAATTGGGATGCTGCTGCTAAGGCTGGAATAGAGCCTTCAGCTTCATTACAAGATGGTCagagttctattcattatgaCAAGAGGATGCCTATAATTGCG ATGACAGCGAATGCATTATCAGAGAGTGCAGAGGAATGTTATGCAAATGGTATGGACTCATTTGTTTCAAAGCCTGTGacttttcaaaaactaaaagagtGCCTAGAACAATATTTACCATGA